A genomic stretch from Engraulis encrasicolus isolate BLACKSEA-1 chromosome 12, IST_EnEncr_1.0, whole genome shotgun sequence includes:
- the LOC134459574 gene encoding immunoglobulin kappa light chain-like: MRKRRLLKKSGINIIAAVGAAVSVGAFSCAKSIYGNPTCAADAHSSPSSTFNSCLLQPPFHQWSFKREEVFVQPLNELVSLWYTFGRGTRLDVVGTTRQPSVTVLPPSREELSSGGSATLLCLADKGFPSDWSLSWKVDGSSRSGVASAGLMKDGVYSWSSSLTLTDAEWRGATSVVCEASPIWPSCVLSS; this comes from the exons atgaggaagaggagactgCTGAAGAAGAGTGGGATCAACATCATTGCTGCTGTAGGTGCTGCTGTCTCAGTTGGAGCCTTCAGCTGTGCCAAGAGCATTTATGGGAACCCAACATGCGCTGCAGATGCACACAGCTCTCCAT CATCCACATTCAACAGCTGCTTATTGCAACCTCCCTTTCACCAATGGTCATTCAAGCGTGAGGAGGTTTTTGTACAGCCTCTCAATGAGCTTGTTTCACTGTGGTACACGTTTGGTAGAGGCACCAGACTGGATGTTGTTGGCA CCACCAGGCAGCCCAGTGTGACGGTGCTGCCTCCCTCCAGAGAGGAGCTGTCCAGTGGGGGCTCTGCCACACTGCTGTGCCTGGCTGACAAGGGCTTCCCCTCAGACTGGAGCCTGAGCTGGAAGGTGGATGGCAGCAGTAGGAGTGGAGTGGCCAGTGCTGGGCTCATGAAGGACGGTGtgtacagctggagcagcagcCTGACCCTCACTGATGCTGAGTGGAGAGGAGCCACCTCAGTGGTGTGTGAGGCCAGCCCAATATGgcccagctgcgtcttgtccagctaa
- the LOC134459573 gene encoding zinc finger BED domain-containing protein 5-like: MEVGHGGDETEEGETNTETINQDDRAKKRARTGAAKYSTKFNAEWSMEWPFIKPGSTQHHFWCDICRRELECSHMGRSDIQRHIRTDGHTKKERSLECSKSIDSFLCRRTEELNLEAQTRRAEIKVAVVMVNHNIPLAFADHLSPLFKECFPDSKIARKYASARTKTAAIINGAVSPYMLAELVTHLREKPFSLSTDGSNDTGMEKMNPITIKTFGRDGVVHRFLDMGVTEGEHCGTAETIFQKIDSVLKKHKIPWSNCISLSVDNAAVNLGGRNSIKTRALKENPAMFILGCPCHIVHNNASAAGAVYEEITGFDIEEMAVDIGHWFRSSTKRKNKLNEFCEFCDATYMEVLLHVSIRWLSLESVVMRILRLYAALRSYFGSCNEKQARCVRLQQLFLDPMTEIHLLFYQSALIIFTQFNLLFQRQDPCIYLLHDQIRFYIRKLMSKFLKPGSFKEVDVNGVDILNEDNQLPDSQLGIGFTTRCTLNRLVEDGCVSPEAVKKFHGGARNFFRRSVEYARAKLPLNDEVLRNSKFVDFNQKMDVSVECVQYFTERFNHLLPCEGPREQDRLSDEYLEYQMLEKTDIPEAIWRSAVVRESEDSEYHRMDRIWGHLSTIKSQISGTLRFPRLAKVAKLILCMPHSNADAERVFSVVGLNKTDTRNRLSLDGTLSSIMRIKMNDLEPCYKYEPPAQIVKDSKSATTRYNSSLRCDD, translated from the exons ATGGAAGTTGGACATGGTGGAGATGAGACTGAGGAAGGAGAGACTAACACAGAG ACTATTAATCAGGATGACAGGGCAAAGAAAAGGGCCAGAACAGGGGCAGCGAAATACAGCACCAAGTTCAATGCGGAATGGAGTATGGAGTGGCCTTTTATAAAGCCTGGGAGCACCCAGCACCATTTCTGGTGCGACATCTGCAGGCGGGAGTTGGAGTGCAGCCATATGGGGAGGTCAGACATTCAAAGGCATATACGCACTGATGGACATACCAAGAAGGAAAGGAGTCTAGAGTGTTCGAAGTCGATAGATAGCTTCCTCTGTCGACGAACGGAAGAGCTGAATCTTGAGGCGCAG ACAAGGAGGGCAGAGATTAAAGTAGCGGTGGTAATGGTGAACCACAACATTCCATTAGCCTTTGCTGACCATCTTAGCCCGCTTTTCAAGGAATGTTTCCCCGACTCAAAAATTGCCCGCAAGTATGCATCAGCAAGGACCAAGACTGCTGCCATTATAAACGGGGCAGTGAGTCCCTACATGTTAGCAGAGTTGGTGACACACCTGAGGGAGAAGCCATTCAGCCTCTCTACTGATGGGTCCAATGATACAG GGATGGAGAAAATGAATCCCATCACAATTAAGACCTTTGGCCGGGATGGTGTGGTCCACCGCTTTCTGGACATGGGTGTTACAGAGGGGGAACACTGTGGCACCGCAGAGACCATTTTCCAAAAAATTGACTCTGTGTTAAAGAAGCACAAAATTCCATGGTCAAATTGCATCTCCCTGTCAGTGGACAATGCCGCTGTCAATCTTGGAGGTAGGAACTCAATCAAGACTAGGGCTTTGAAGGAGAATCCAGCCATGTTCATTCTGGGATGCCCGTGCCATATTGTCCACAACAACGCATCTGCTGCTGGTGCAGTGTACGAAGAG ATCACTGGGTTCGACATTGAAGAGATGGCAGTTGACATAGGGCATTGGTTCAGGAGCAGCACCAAGCGAAAGAACAAACTTAATG AGTTTTGCGAGTTCTGTGACGCTACCTACATGGAGGTGCTGCTCCATGTGAGCATTAGATGGCTGAGTCTGGAGAGCGTGGTGATGCGTATTCTACGTCTGTACGCTGCACTCCGCAGCTATTTTGGAAGCTGCA ATGAGAAACAAGCGAGATGTGTCCGCCTGCAACAGCTGTTTTTGGATCCTATGACTGAAATCCATTTGCTGTTTTATCAGTCGGCGTTGATCATCTTTACTCAGTTTAACCTTCTGTTCCAGCGACAAGACCCCTGCATCTACCTTCTTCATGACCAA ATCAGGTTCTACATCAGGAAACTGATGTCCAAATTCTTGAAGCCAGGGTCTTTCAAAGAAGTTGATGTGAACGGAGTGGACATCCTAAATGAGGACAACCAACTGCCAG ATTCACAGCTTGGCATTGGCTTCACAACCAGATGCACGTTAAACAGACTGGTTGAAGATGGTTGTGTGTCCCCTGAGGCTGTCAAAAAGTTTCACGGAGGAGCAAGAAACTTCTTCCGACGATCCGTGGAGTATGCCCGGGCCAAGCTACCCCTGAATGATGAAGTACTACGTAACTCCAAGTTCGTGGACTTCAATCAGAAGAtggatgtgtctgtggagtgcGTGCAGTACTTTACTGAGAG GTTCAACCATCTCCTACCATGTGAGGGCCCTAGGGAACAGGACCGTTTAAGCGATGAGTACCTGGAGTACCAGATGCTGGAGAAGACCGACATCCCTGAGGCAATCTGGAGAAGCGCcgttgtgagagagagtgaggattCGGAGTATCATCGGATGGATAGGATCTGGGGCCATCTTAGTACCATCAAGAGCCAGATAAGTGGAACCCTCCGATTTCCAAGATTGGCAAAGGTTGCCAAACTAATCCTTTGTATGCCACATTCCAACGCTGACGCTGAACGCGTCTTCTCTGTTGTTGGTCTTAACAAGACCGACACAAGAAATAGGCTTTCACTCGATGGTACCCTCTCTTCCATTATGCGCATAAAAATGAACGACCTAGAGCCGTGCTACAAGTATGAGCCCCCGGCTCAGATAGTGAAAGACTCAAAGTCTGCTACAACCCGCTATAACAGTTCTTTACGatgtgatgattaa
- the LOC134459575 gene encoding immunoglobulin kappa light chain-like, which translates to MTFTKSLKKRFSAISGEDSSPSVNACPWLLHLSFLYAFVNRLNHLNSSYLIFYTASTFNSCLLQPPFHQWSFKREEVFVQPLNELVSLWWTFGSGTRLDVGTTRQPSVTVLPPSREELSSGGSATLLCLADKGFPSDWSLSWKVDGSSRSGVASAGLMKDGVYSWSSSLTLTDAEWRGATSVVCEASQGSQRAVSKALSRADCSQ; encoded by the exons ATGACTTTCACCAAGTCATTGAAGAAGCGCTTCAGCGCCATTTCAGGAGAGGACAGCTCCCCTTCAGTCAATGCCTGCC CATGGCTACTGCATTTGAGTTTTCTTTATGCTTTTGTGAATCGTTTGAACCACCTTAACAGCAGTTATTTGATATTCTACACAGCATCCACATTCAACAGCTGCTTATTACAACCTCCCTTTCACCAATGGTCATTCAAGCGTGAGGAGGTTTTTGTACAGCCTCTCAATGAGCTTGTATCACTGTGGTGGACTTTTGGTAGCGGCACCAGACTGGATGTTGGAA CCACCAGGCAGCCCAGTGTGACGGTGCTGCCTCCCTCCAGAGAGGAGCTGTCCAGTGGGGGCTCTGCCACACTGCTGTGCCTGGCTGACAAGGGCTTCCCCTCAGACTGGAGCCTGAGCTGGAAGGTGGATGGCAGCAGTAGGAGTGGAGTGGCCAGTGCTGGGCTCATGAAGGACGGTGtgtacagctggagcagcagcCTGACCCTCACTGATGCTGAGTGGAGAGGAGCCACCTCAGTGGTGTGTGAGGCCAGCCAGGGATCCCAGAGAGCCGTCAGCAAAGCCCTGAGCAGAGCTGACTGCTCCCAGTAG